The DNA sequence TTCATGTTTTTATCCCTATCTATGTTCATCCCCGTGCTCATTATTTTTGCACAAAGATTGATAAAGCAAATGATGTCGAGCTGAACCTCAATTAAATGTGCACCTACCAACTTAACTATACCCTTCGTAACTCGAAATATGTTAATATATATAAGGATTCGTGCTGAAAAAGATTGTGATTGTTTTAATACTAGCGAGTAAACGGCATGTATACGTGTATATTAAGAGAAAACGAGGAGGTAAATCATTGGTTACATTTAATAGTTCTCATTATCCATATTCATCACAGCGAATGGTTACATACGGTAAAAAAGGCATGGTTGCAACATCGCAGCCATTAGCTGCTCAAGCTGGATTAGATATATTAAAGAAAGGTGGAAACGCAATTGATGCGGCGATCGCTACAGCGGCATGCTTAACAGTTGTCGAGCCAACCTCTAACGGCATTGGAGGCGACGCGTTTGCACTAGTGTGGACGAAGGGGGAGCTGCATGGACTAAATGCTAGTGGGCCAGCACCTGCTTCTATTTCTATTGAAAAATTAAAAGAGCGCGGAATAGATGAAATACCTAAATTCGGTTGGATTCCGGTTACGGTTCCAGGCGTACCTGCTGCCTGGGCAGAGCTTTCAAAAAGATTCGGTAAGCTCTCCTTAAAAGAAGCGTTAGCGCCTGCAATTAACTATGCGAGAGAAGGATATCCATTAAGTCCAACACTTGCGCATTTTTGGAAGCGTGGTGCAGAAGCATATACTAAATTGCTAGAAGGCAGTGAATTTGATAGCTGGTTTGAAACGTTCGCACCAGGAGGAAAAGCACCTGAAGCAGGAGACATTTGGAAGTCTGAAGGGCATGCCACAACATTAGAAGCAATCGCAGAAACGAATGCTGAAGCTTTCTATACGGGAGAACTTGCAGAAAAAATCGATGCTTTTTCTCAAAAATACGGTGGATATTTAACAAAGAATGACTTGGCTTCGTTTAACCCTGAATGGGTGAAGCCAATTAGCGTTAATTACAAAGGCTATGACGTGTGGGAAATTCCTCCAAATGGACAAGGGCTTATTGCACTAATGGCACTTA is a window from the Evansella cellulosilytica DSM 2522 genome containing:
- a CDS encoding gamma-glutamyltransferase family protein, with product MVTFNSSHYPYSSQRMVTYGKKGMVATSQPLAAQAGLDILKKGGNAIDAAIATAACLTVVEPTSNGIGGDAFALVWTKGELHGLNASGPAPASISIEKLKERGIDEIPKFGWIPVTVPGVPAAWAELSKRFGKLSLKEALAPAINYAREGYPLSPTLAHFWKRGAEAYTKLLEGSEFDSWFETFAPGGKAPEAGDIWKSEGHATTLEAIAETNAEAFYTGELAEKIDAFSQKYGGYLTKNDLASFNPEWVKPISVNYKGYDVWEIPPNGQGLIALMALNMLKNDTFAARDDATTFHKQIEAMKLAFADGEKYITEDKEMSTTVDALLSDSYSQSRRELIGSEAITPTAGEPPKGGTVYLATADEEGNMVSFIQSNYMGFGSGLVVPGTGISLQNRGHNFSLDPNHDNALKPGKRTYHTIIPGFLTKGNEAIGPFGVMGGFMQPQGHMQVVMNTIDFGLNPQAALDAPRWQWMKDKQVLLEQTVPNHLATSLSAMGHHIQVTHQSGSFGRGQIIWRDPKTGVLAGGTESRTDGAIAVY